In one window of Chryseobacterium sp. JV274 DNA:
- a CDS encoding TonB-dependent receptor, translating to MKLINKSILTAVITLSTASVYYAQQVQDTVQTKSKDIDEVILRGVTDIAKDRKTPVAVSTIKSAQIVERLGNQEFPEILKTTPSVYVTRGGGGLGDGSLRIRGFDTKNTAVMVNGMPVNDMEGGTVYWSNWQGLSDVTTFMQMQRGLGASKLAIASVGGTINMLTKAADAKQGGNVTLGVGNNGFLKTLFSYNTGKNQNGWSTSFLMSRTSTNGYIDGGKGEAYNYYFALGYKPSETHELQFTFTGAPQWHEQNFQSPISAFLKYGKDGNPNRRYNPNWGYLNGQEFSTNRNWYSKPVAMLNWDWNMNSKSKLSTVLYGSWGRGGGTGMLGSINGKNTNYADNSPLRDANGIIRWDDIVKWNQGGSVPDFGANKTATNGEIGLNTSNNGLTRRASVNSHNWYGILTNFQHKINDNWNFSVGFDGRYYYGYHPGYVTDFLGASGYQEKGNLNYPGGYIVRDSFNAVPSANPFAKATKGDTQYAYRNFDGEVLWGGFFGQLEYSTEKFSAYIQGSASEQGFQRIDNWIVDGVTVKNGQIQNTKTGFKYLFGYNAKGGVNYNINENHNVFGNIGYYERQPNNYGVYPSNNQNLNPNLTNEKVMSGELGYGYRSSKLTMNVNLYYTSWKDRFQRFTNLPNLTDVNGKPVSRPYANMDGIQEVHMGVEFEGAYKITNYITVNGMLSIGDWKYKGNATGEIFDENDQPVQLAAGQSNRRTFALDKVKVSDAAQTTASVGVTVNPVKNLSVYGTWTYADKYYGGVSFNQDYLVGPNGEVTDAAKKGALKYPSFSLFDVGTSYTLKLKDQKQSFVFGVNVYNLFDKYYISDARTSVHTKQLSDFKDNSSATAQQQFDAYQNTLYKGIDPSNQVYFGAGITWSASIAFKF from the coding sequence ATGAAATTAATCAACAAATCGATACTAACTGCGGTTATTACATTATCTACAGCTAGTGTTTATTACGCTCAACAAGTTCAGGACACGGTGCAGACTAAGTCCAAAGATATTGACGAGGTAATCTTAAGAGGTGTTACGGATATCGCTAAAGATAGAAAAACACCTGTTGCTGTTTCTACCATTAAATCTGCACAGATTGTAGAAAGACTGGGTAACCAGGAATTTCCAGAGATTTTAAAAACTACTCCTTCTGTGTATGTAACAAGAGGTGGTGGTGGGCTTGGTGATGGATCACTAAGAATTAGAGGATTTGATACTAAAAATACGGCTGTAATGGTTAACGGTATGCCTGTTAACGATATGGAAGGAGGTACAGTATATTGGTCTAACTGGCAAGGGCTAAGCGACGTAACTACATTTATGCAGATGCAAAGAGGGCTTGGGGCATCTAAATTGGCAATTGCTTCTGTAGGAGGAACTATTAATATGCTTACAAAAGCTGCTGATGCAAAACAAGGTGGTAACGTAACTCTTGGGGTAGGTAATAATGGGTTTTTAAAAACTTTATTTTCTTATAATACTGGTAAAAACCAGAATGGCTGGTCTACATCATTTTTAATGAGCAGAACCTCTACTAACGGTTATATTGACGGAGGTAAAGGAGAAGCTTATAATTATTATTTCGCTTTAGGTTACAAACCTAGTGAAACTCATGAACTTCAGTTTACTTTTACCGGAGCTCCACAATGGCATGAGCAAAACTTTCAGTCTCCTATATCTGCTTTTCTAAAATATGGTAAAGACGGAAACCCTAACAGAAGATACAACCCAAACTGGGGATATCTTAATGGACAAGAGTTTTCAACAAACAGAAACTGGTATAGTAAACCTGTTGCCATGTTAAACTGGGACTGGAATATGAACTCAAAATCCAAGTTATCTACAGTATTGTATGGTTCTTGGGGTAGAGGTGGTGGAACTGGAATGCTTGGTTCAATCAATGGTAAAAATACCAATTATGCAGACAATTCCCCATTAAGAGATGCTAATGGAATTATCCGATGGGATGATATCGTAAAATGGAATCAAGGTGGATCTGTTCCGGATTTTGGGGCAAATAAAACTGCTACTAATGGAGAAATTGGACTTAATACATCTAATAATGGACTTACCAGAAGAGCTAGTGTAAACTCACATAACTGGTATGGGATCTTGACTAATTTCCAACACAAAATCAATGATAATTGGAATTTTTCAGTTGGTTTTGATGGAAGATATTATTATGGATATCACCCGGGATATGTAACTGATTTCTTAGGAGCCTCAGGTTACCAGGAAAAAGGAAATTTAAATTATCCTGGTGGGTATATTGTAAGAGATTCGTTCAATGCTGTTCCTTCTGCTAATCCATTTGCTAAAGCTACTAAAGGTGATACCCAATACGCATATAGAAACTTTGATGGAGAAGTATTGTGGGGAGGTTTCTTTGGACAATTAGAGTATTCTACAGAAAAATTCTCTGCTTATATTCAAGGATCGGCTTCAGAACAAGGTTTCCAAAGAATTGATAACTGGATTGTTGATGGTGTAACGGTTAAAAACGGACAAATCCAAAATACTAAAACAGGTTTCAAATATCTGTTCGGATATAATGCAAAAGGGGGAGTAAACTACAATATTAATGAGAATCATAATGTTTTCGGTAATATTGGATACTACGAAAGACAACCTAACAACTATGGAGTCTATCCAAGTAATAACCAAAATCTTAACCCTAATCTAACCAATGAGAAGGTGATGAGTGGAGAACTAGGATATGGTTATAGAAGCTCCAAACTCACTATGAATGTGAATCTTTATTATACTTCATGGAAAGACAGATTTCAAAGATTTACAAACCTTCCTAACTTAACCGATGTTAATGGAAAACCTGTGTCCCGTCCTTATGCTAATATGGATGGTATACAAGAGGTTCATATGGGAGTGGAATTTGAAGGCGCTTATAAAATCACTAATTACATTACTGTTAATGGTATGCTATCTATTGGTGACTGGAAATATAAAGGTAATGCAACTGGTGAGATTTTTGATGAAAATGACCAACCTGTACAGTTAGCGGCCGGACAAAGCAATAGAAGAACTTTTGCATTAGATAAAGTAAAAGTTTCAGATGCCGCTCAAACAACAGCTTCTGTTGGAGTAACTGTAAACCCTGTAAAAAATCTTTCGGTGTATGGTACATGGACTTATGCTGATAAATACTACGGAGGAGTAAGCTTTAATCAGGATTATTTAGTAGGACCAAATGGAGAAGTAACTGATGCTGCAAAAAAAGGAGCATTAAAGTATCCTAGCTTTAGTCTTTTCGATGTAGGTACATCATATACTTTAAAATTAAAAGATCAAAAGCAAAGTTTTGTATTTGGAGTTAATGTATATAACTTATTTGATAAATATTACATTTCTGATGCCAGAACTTCTGTTCATACAAAACAACTATCTGACTTTAAAGATAATTCATCTGCAACTGCACAGCAACAATTTGATGCTTATCAAAACACTCTTTATAAAGGTATAGATCCTTCAAACCAAGTGTATTTTGGAGCTGGAATTACATGGTCAGCATCTATTGCATTTAAGTTCTAA
- a CDS encoding nucleotidyltransferase domain-containing protein — MDIALTEFIEHWKSKDYVIGIVLTGSHALGLQNENSDIDIRIIFDHTQKTTLKGIKNKISYFAESIDSVKKRMQQDYVRNMKFEARLFSIGKILYKKNNAVDDLIIIAQKFMNTPFRNIQHNRDAIILKTYSLSVNYNYLMHNESSKLYAYNYMSFLKNALHTYSWFMSYELFIDVKTDLILNDPNYRRTNLWQDYPDKTFIKIWTDCIEGEYNNENIRKIYNYLQSQMIQIEGRDFEVVREENIF, encoded by the coding sequence ATGGATATAGCTCTTACCGAATTTATCGAACATTGGAAATCCAAAGACTATGTAATTGGAATTGTCTTAACCGGTAGTCATGCATTGGGATTGCAAAATGAAAATTCAGACATTGATATCAGAATTATATTTGATCATACACAAAAAACAACACTGAAAGGCATAAAAAATAAAATTTCATACTTCGCTGAAAGTATTGACTCTGTAAAGAAAAGAATGCAGCAGGACTATGTACGCAATATGAAATTCGAAGCCAGGCTTTTTAGTATCGGAAAGATATTATATAAAAAAAATAACGCAGTTGATGATTTGATCATCATTGCTCAAAAGTTTATGAATACACCTTTCAGGAATATTCAACATAACAGAGATGCTATCATATTAAAAACTTACTCGCTTTCAGTTAATTACAATTATCTGATGCATAATGAATCTTCAAAGCTCTATGCCTATAATTACATGAGCTTTTTGAAGAATGCTTTACATACCTATTCCTGGTTTATGAGCTATGAATTATTTATTGATGTAAAAACAGATCTGATCCTAAATGATCCTAATTACAGAAGGACCAACTTATGGCAAGATTATCCGGATAAAACTTTCATTAAAATCTGGACAGACTGTATAGAAGGCGAGTACAATAATGAGAATATTAGAAAAATTTATAATTATCTTCAATCACAAATGATACAAATTGAAGGGAGAGATTTCGAAGTAGTACGGGAGGAAAATATCTTTTAA